One Carassius gibelio isolate Cgi1373 ecotype wild population from Czech Republic chromosome A7, carGib1.2-hapl.c, whole genome shotgun sequence DNA window includes the following coding sequences:
- the LOC128016978 gene encoding zinc finger protein 710 isoform X2: MHQQMDVGTQTDPVVVLSLAQAAVLGLISQNEVFGATIAPNGFYTGDPKESPAPPGERMDYEYADQLIGANGDYLGENLGEDGHMHSSCAERRWQGQSENSKPPIGHQDMASHVKGEAVTPGLPSCTHMMNNMVSREGMQMVDPSSYRVLPKAQPNNCCSTCVRDPKSTHPPPDPHLHPHSHGHAPHEVPSRNRGQTHEKGVDEVTEVRENGRNGMGKAGTGGEEISSYFQPSEAGYEGGEMEGVGDFDENNEAMFWTEPVEEEAPRGRRIDRLDINIQINESYCVDVGEGLKRWKCRMCEKSYTSKYNLVTHILGHNGIKPHACPHCGKLFKQPSHLQTHLLTHQGTRPHKCTVCKKGFTQTSHLKRHMLQHTDVKPYSCRFCRRGFAYPSELRAHEVKHERGRCHVCSQCGMEFPTYAHLKRHQVSHQGPSTFQCSQCNKSFAYRSQLQNHLLKHQTQRSFSCSQCGLQFLQLHQLRQHSLTHKTNKPQARATKGIKGFKCDVCAREFTLSANLKRHMLIHASVRPFQCHVCFKSFVQKQTLKTHMIVHLPVKPFKCKVCGKSFNRMYNLLGHMHLHAGSKPFKCAYCSSKFNLKGNLSRHMKVKHGMDVSPDGQDGPPDMEPHEDYEDENFNFTTPENMENNDAPNLTKLSEVAIQELDYYNFGKDVGNYSTG, encoded by the exons ATGCACCAGCAGATGGACGTAGGGACACAGACAGACCCTGTGGTGGTCCTGTCGCTGGCCCAAGCTGCTGTGTTGGGACTCATCTCCCAGAACGAGGTCTTTGGCGCCACCATCGCCCCCAACGGCTTTTACACCGGAGACCCCAAAGAGTCCCCTGCTCCACCAGGTGAGAGAATGGACTACGAGTACGCCGACCAGCTTATAGGTGCCAACGGTGACTATCTTGGGGAGAATTTGGGCGAGGATGGGCACATGCACTCCAGCTGTGCTGAGAGAAGGTGGCAGGGTCAATCCGAGAACAGCAAACCCCCTATAGGGCACCAAGACATGGCATCGCACGTTAAAGGAGAAGCCGTTACCCCAGGTTTGCCCTCCTGCACTCACATGATGAACAACATGGTGTCCAGAGAAGGCATGCAAATGGTCGACCCCTCCAGCTATAGGGTCCTGCCCAAAGCCCAACCCAACAACTGCTGCTCCACCTGTGTCCGAGACCCCAAGAGTACGCATCCTCCACCCGATCCACATTTACACCCTCATTCCCATGGCCACGCACCTCATGAGGTACCTTCACGCAACAGGGGCCAAACACATGAAAAAGGAGTAGATGAGGTAACTGAGGTCAGGGAAAATGGGAGAAATGGTATGGGGAAAGCAGGAACCGGTGGCGAGGAAATTAGCAGTTACTTTCAGCCGAGCGAGGCTGGCTATGAAGGTGGCGAGATGGAAGGAGTCGGAGACTTCGATGAGAACAATGAGGCGATGTTCTGGACAGAGCCAGTGGAAGAAGAGGCACCCCGTGGGCGCCGTATTGACCGACTGGACATCAACATCCAGATCAATGAGTCATACTGCGTGGACGTCGGCGAGGGCCTCAAGCGCTGGAAGTGCCGCATGTGCGAGAAGTCGTACACCTCCAAATACAATCTGGTCACACACATTCTGGGCCACAATGGCATCAAGCCACATGCATGTCCTCACTGCGGAAAACTCTTCAAGCAGCCCAGCCACCTACAGACGCACCTGCTGACGCATCAGGGCACACGGCCACACAAGTGCACAGTGTGCAAGAAGGGCTTCACCCAGACCAGCCACCTGAAGCGGCACATGCTGCAGCACACCGATGTTAAGCCCTACAGTTGCCGTTTTTGTCGCCGTGGTTTTGCATACCCTAGTGAACTCCGTGCTCATGAAGTAAAGCATGAACGAGGTCGGTGCCATGTTTGCTCGCAGTGCGGAATGGAGTTTCCCACTTACGCCCACCTGAAGCGTCATCAGGTGAGCCACCAAGGGCCTTCCACCTTCCAGTGTAGCCAGTGCAACAAGTCTTTTGCCTACCGCAGCCAGCTGCAGAATCACCTGCTGAAGCACCAAACACAGCGCTCCTTCTCCTGCAGTCAGTGTGGCCTGCAGTTTCTTCAGCTGCATCAGCTACGCCAACACTCCCTCACACACAAGACAAACAAGCCTCAGGCCCGTGCTACTAAG GGAATAAAGGGGTTTAAGTGTGATGTATGTGCCAGAGAGTTTACACTGTCTGCAAACCTGAAGAGACACATGTTAATCCACGCCAGTGTCCGGCCATTCCAGTGTCATGTGTGCTTCAAATCTTTTGTCCAGAAACAGACCCTCAAAACTCACATGATCGTACACCTGCCTGTGAAACCCTTCAAGTGCAAG GTGTGTGGAAAATCATTTAATCGAATGTACAACCTCTTGGGCCACATGCACCTCCATGCAGGCAGTAAACCCTTCAAATGTGCATACTGCTCAAGTAAATTTAACCTGAAGGGAAATCTTAGCAGACACATGAAAGTCAAACATGGAATGGACGTCTCTCCAGATGGACAAG ATGGCCCGCCCGACATGGAGCCCCATGAGGACTATGAGGATGAGAACTTCAATTTTACAACACCAGagaatatggaaaataatgatgCGCCAAACCTAACTAAGCTCTCCGAGGTTGCCATCCAGGAACTTGACTATTATAACTTTGGAAAAGATGTGGGAAACTACAGTACAGGATAA
- the LOC128016978 gene encoding zinc finger protein 710 isoform X1: protein MRSLKHLKPQTKKNVEEKTQRLVRCYSEAMHQQMDVGTQTDPVVVLSLAQAAVLGLISQNEVFGATIAPNGFYTGDPKESPAPPGERMDYEYADQLIGANGDYLGENLGEDGHMHSSCAERRWQGQSENSKPPIGHQDMASHVKGEAVTPGLPSCTHMMNNMVSREGMQMVDPSSYRVLPKAQPNNCCSTCVRDPKSTHPPPDPHLHPHSHGHAPHEVPSRNRGQTHEKGVDEVTEVRENGRNGMGKAGTGGEEISSYFQPSEAGYEGGEMEGVGDFDENNEAMFWTEPVEEEAPRGRRIDRLDINIQINESYCVDVGEGLKRWKCRMCEKSYTSKYNLVTHILGHNGIKPHACPHCGKLFKQPSHLQTHLLTHQGTRPHKCTVCKKGFTQTSHLKRHMLQHTDVKPYSCRFCRRGFAYPSELRAHEVKHERGRCHVCSQCGMEFPTYAHLKRHQVSHQGPSTFQCSQCNKSFAYRSQLQNHLLKHQTQRSFSCSQCGLQFLQLHQLRQHSLTHKTNKPQARATKGIKGFKCDVCAREFTLSANLKRHMLIHASVRPFQCHVCFKSFVQKQTLKTHMIVHLPVKPFKCKVCGKSFNRMYNLLGHMHLHAGSKPFKCAYCSSKFNLKGNLSRHMKVKHGMDVSPDGQDGPPDMEPHEDYEDENFNFTTPENMENNDAPNLTKLSEVAIQELDYYNFGKDVGNYSTG, encoded by the exons ATGAGATCTCTCAAACACCTGAAGCCACAGACCAAGAAAAATGTG GAGGAGAAGACACAGCGGCTGGTCAGATGTTACTCTGAGGCCATGCACCAGCAGATGGACGTAGGGACACAGACAGACCCTGTGGTGGTCCTGTCGCTGGCCCAAGCTGCTGTGTTGGGACTCATCTCCCAGAACGAGGTCTTTGGCGCCACCATCGCCCCCAACGGCTTTTACACCGGAGACCCCAAAGAGTCCCCTGCTCCACCAGGTGAGAGAATGGACTACGAGTACGCCGACCAGCTTATAGGTGCCAACGGTGACTATCTTGGGGAGAATTTGGGCGAGGATGGGCACATGCACTCCAGCTGTGCTGAGAGAAGGTGGCAGGGTCAATCCGAGAACAGCAAACCCCCTATAGGGCACCAAGACATGGCATCGCACGTTAAAGGAGAAGCCGTTACCCCAGGTTTGCCCTCCTGCACTCACATGATGAACAACATGGTGTCCAGAGAAGGCATGCAAATGGTCGACCCCTCCAGCTATAGGGTCCTGCCCAAAGCCCAACCCAACAACTGCTGCTCCACCTGTGTCCGAGACCCCAAGAGTACGCATCCTCCACCCGATCCACATTTACACCCTCATTCCCATGGCCACGCACCTCATGAGGTACCTTCACGCAACAGGGGCCAAACACATGAAAAAGGAGTAGATGAGGTAACTGAGGTCAGGGAAAATGGGAGAAATGGTATGGGGAAAGCAGGAACCGGTGGCGAGGAAATTAGCAGTTACTTTCAGCCGAGCGAGGCTGGCTATGAAGGTGGCGAGATGGAAGGAGTCGGAGACTTCGATGAGAACAATGAGGCGATGTTCTGGACAGAGCCAGTGGAAGAAGAGGCACCCCGTGGGCGCCGTATTGACCGACTGGACATCAACATCCAGATCAATGAGTCATACTGCGTGGACGTCGGCGAGGGCCTCAAGCGCTGGAAGTGCCGCATGTGCGAGAAGTCGTACACCTCCAAATACAATCTGGTCACACACATTCTGGGCCACAATGGCATCAAGCCACATGCATGTCCTCACTGCGGAAAACTCTTCAAGCAGCCCAGCCACCTACAGACGCACCTGCTGACGCATCAGGGCACACGGCCACACAAGTGCACAGTGTGCAAGAAGGGCTTCACCCAGACCAGCCACCTGAAGCGGCACATGCTGCAGCACACCGATGTTAAGCCCTACAGTTGCCGTTTTTGTCGCCGTGGTTTTGCATACCCTAGTGAACTCCGTGCTCATGAAGTAAAGCATGAACGAGGTCGGTGCCATGTTTGCTCGCAGTGCGGAATGGAGTTTCCCACTTACGCCCACCTGAAGCGTCATCAGGTGAGCCACCAAGGGCCTTCCACCTTCCAGTGTAGCCAGTGCAACAAGTCTTTTGCCTACCGCAGCCAGCTGCAGAATCACCTGCTGAAGCACCAAACACAGCGCTCCTTCTCCTGCAGTCAGTGTGGCCTGCAGTTTCTTCAGCTGCATCAGCTACGCCAACACTCCCTCACACACAAGACAAACAAGCCTCAGGCCCGTGCTACTAAG GGAATAAAGGGGTTTAAGTGTGATGTATGTGCCAGAGAGTTTACACTGTCTGCAAACCTGAAGAGACACATGTTAATCCACGCCAGTGTCCGGCCATTCCAGTGTCATGTGTGCTTCAAATCTTTTGTCCAGAAACAGACCCTCAAAACTCACATGATCGTACACCTGCCTGTGAAACCCTTCAAGTGCAAG GTGTGTGGAAAATCATTTAATCGAATGTACAACCTCTTGGGCCACATGCACCTCCATGCAGGCAGTAAACCCTTCAAATGTGCATACTGCTCAAGTAAATTTAACCTGAAGGGAAATCTTAGCAGACACATGAAAGTCAAACATGGAATGGACGTCTCTCCAGATGGACAAG ATGGCCCGCCCGACATGGAGCCCCATGAGGACTATGAGGATGAGAACTTCAATTTTACAACACCAGagaatatggaaaataatgatgCGCCAAACCTAACTAAGCTCTCCGAGGTTGCCATCCAGGAACTTGACTATTATAACTTTGGAAAAGATGTGGGAAACTACAGTACAGGATAA
- the LOC128016979 gene encoding WD repeat-containing protein 76, whose product MDADKSDTSLKTMQLLQERTPPQETGKDGPVRRTSRRITEKQNREKKQIFPPKCLTFMSEKNDHVKEENIQETQIKHDLESLHGNRGGLSKYELERLENIRQNQAFLSSLKLPQVSEALRPKPKPTQKGLKREKTEPEMLPVRKSLRLQNKGPQKATTLEMTFSTVREPVEKARKAPGPIALDPINLDEHVRLPEDLINLWNEVPLKQETGMSDLKSYQQMLQNLSINDGCVVKVVKERICSAAFHPSSSSLLMAAGDKWGHVGLWKPDAEWGDDGVIYFEPHSRTVTSMAFSSHPCNLITVSFDGSARSMDLEKAVFDEVYRSPSGLKSFDFLTTDCSTLLLGLWNGDVAVVDRRTPEKLHESLYTMAANPLRCVHVHPVQQHYFVVAENSFVNIYDLRHLKRRNNKAVGELTGHSRSVSSAFFSPLTGNRVLTTCMDDKIRVFDTSKINGRTPVLKSITHNMQTGRWLSKLSAVWDPKQQECFVIGSVDRPRRIQVYHESGRLLHTFRNMDHLTTVCSITAFHPNRNILLGGNSSGRLHIFTDSFIN is encoded by the exons ATGGATGCAGATAAAAGTGATACAAGTTTAAAGACGATGCAACTTTTACAG GAAAGGACACCTCCTCAGGAGACTGGAAAGGATGGACCCGTGCGTCGGACGTCCCGGAGgatcacagaaaaacaaaaccgAGAAAAGAAACAAATTTTCCCCCCAAAATGTCTGACATTTATGTCTGAG AAAAATGACCATGTGAAAGAAGAAAATATTCAAGAGACACAAATAAAGCATGATTTGGAATCTCTTCAC GGTAACCGTGGGGGTTTGTCTAAATATGAGCTGGAGCGACTGGAGAATATCAGACAGAACCAGGCCTTCCTCAGTTCCCTTAAGTTACCTCAG GTTTCTGAAGCTCTGAGACCCAAGCCAAAACCTACTCAGAAAGGCCTGAAAAG gGAAAAGACAGAACCAGAGATGCTCCCTGTTCGCAAGTCACTGCGGTTACAGAACAAGGGTCCTCAGAAAGCCACCACTCTAGAAATGACTTTCTCTACAGTCAGAGAGCCT GTAGAAAAAGCAAGAAAAGCCCCAGGACCAATAGCACTTGATCCAATCAACCTGGACGAACATGTCAGGCTGCCTGAAGATTTGATAAATCTCTGGAATGAG GTCCCATTAAAACAAGAAACAGGAATGTCAGATTTGAAATC GTACCAACAAATGCTGCAGAACTTATCCATCAATGACGGTTGTGTGGTGAAAGTTGTGAAAGAGCGAATCTGTTCTGCAGCATTTCACCCCTCTTCATCCAGCTTGCTCATGGCAGCAGGAGACAAGTGGGGCCACGTTGGACTCTGGAAGCCG GATGCAGAATGGGGTGATGATGGTGTAATCTACTTTGAGCCCCACTCTCGTACAGTTACCAGCATGGCCTTCTCATCTCACCCTTGCAACCTTATAACAGTAAGCTTTGATGGCTCTGCACGCAGCATGGACCTGGAGAAAGCAGTGTTTGATGAG GTGTATCGCTCTCCCTCTGGCCTGAAAAGTTTTGACTTTTTGACGACCGACTGCTCCACTTTACTACTCGGTCTATGGAATGGGGATGTTGCCGTCGTTGATCGTAGAACTCCTGA GAAGTTACATGAATCTCTGTATACCATGGCTGCAAATCCACTGCGCTGTGTTCATGTCCATCCTGTGCAACAGCATTACTTTGTAGTGGCAGAGAACAG ttTTGTAAACATATATGACTTGCGCCATCTGAAAAGAAGAAACAATAAAGCAGTTGGTGAACTCACCGGTCACAGCCGCAGCGTATCCAGTGCCTTTTTCTCTCCACTCACAGGAAACAGAGTTCTGACCACTTGTATGGACGACAAGATCAG ggtattCGACACTTCCAAAATTAATGGCAGGACTCCTGTACTAAAATCAATTAC GCACAACATGCAGACAGGTCGGTGGTTGTCCAAACTAAGTGCAGTGTGGGATCCAAAGCAGCAAGAATGTTTTGTGATTGGTAGTGTGGACAGGCCTCGCCGAATTCAGGTATATCACGAGAGTGGCCGCCTTCTTCACACTTTTCGAAACATGGACCACCTGACCACGGTGTGCTCCATCACAGCGTTCCACCCAAACAGGAACATTCTGCTTGGAGGAAATTCAAGTGGGAGGCTGCACATATTTACTGACTCTTTTATCAACTAG